The following DNA comes from Cellulomonas soli.
GGTCACCAGCGGGGGGCTGACAAGATCGCCGACCTGCTCGACTGGAGCGAGGACGTCGGGGTCGAGGTCGTCACGCTGTGGATGCTCTCCACCGACAACCTGGCGCGACCCGCCGAGGAGCTCGAGCCGCTGCTCGCGATCATCGAGGACGCCGTGCGTGACCTCGCCGCGACCGGCCGGTGGCGCATCCAGGCCGTCGGTTCGCTCGACCTGCTGCCCGACCAGACGCGCTCGGCGCTGCGAGAGGCCGAGCGGTCCACGGCCGAGGTGCGCGGCCTGCACGTGAACGTCGCCGTCGGCTACGGCGGGCGGCGCGAGATCGCCGACGCGGTGCGCGCCTTCCTGCGCGAGCACGCCGACGCCGGGTCGAGCCTGGACGAGCTGGCCGAGGCGTTCGACGTCGAGCACATCGCCGAACGCCTCTACACCAAGGGGCAGCCGGACCCGGACCTGGTGATCCGCACGTCGGGCGAGCAGCGGCTCGGCGGGTTCCTGCTCTGGCAGAGCGCCCACTCGGAGTTCTACTTCTGCGAGGCCTACTGGCCCGACTTCCGGCGGGTCGACTTCCTGCGCGCGGTGCGCGCCTACGGCGATCGTGAGCGTCGACTCGGCCGCTGAGCTGCCTCCCGCCGGCCCGGGGGCGGTGCTCCGGGCACGGTCCGAGCGCTGACCTGGGGTTCCGCGCGGCGCGTGCGGGTGCCGCCCCGACGGTCCCTCGCGGCAGGCCGGGACCGGCGTGTGTCGGGCAGGTGAACACTCGAGGACGACCTCGCGACACGCGTCGATGCGGCGCCCTGCATGTCGGTGGCCCGGCGTACGTTCCCGACAAGAGGGCGGCGCCCGCTGCCCGGGAACCCTGGGGAGCTGCCGTGGCCAGCACCGCGCACGAGATGGACGAGTTCCGCACCTCGGTCGACCAGATGCCCGAAGCTCCCGCGGCGGCCCTCGAGGGCCGCCGCACCCATGTGCTGGACACCTCGGTCCTGCTGTCCGACCCGCGCGCGATCCTGCGGTTCGCCGAGCACGACGTGGTCATCCCCGTGGTGGTGATCACCGAGCTCGAGGCCAAGCGGCACCACGCCGAGCTCGGCTACTTCGCCCGGTCCGCGCTGCGGCTGCTGGACGACCTGCGGATCCGGCA
Coding sequences within:
- a CDS encoding isoprenyl transferase; amino-acid sequence: MRLPHPLYGLYERRLRGSLAQDRVPRHVGVILDGNRRWARAFGQSTATGHQRGADKIADLLDWSEDVGVEVVTLWMLSTDNLARPAEELEPLLAIIEDAVRDLAATGRWRIQAVGSLDLLPDQTRSALREAERSTAEVRGLHVNVAVGYGGRREIADAVRAFLREHADAGSSLDELAEAFDVEHIAERLYTKGQPDPDLVIRTSGEQRLGGFLLWQSAHSEFYFCEAYWPDFRRVDFLRAVRAYGDRERRLGR